A section of the Triticum dicoccoides isolate Atlit2015 ecotype Zavitan chromosome 7A, WEW_v2.0, whole genome shotgun sequence genome encodes:
- the LOC119332869 gene encoding uncharacterized protein LOC119332869: MRLLEINHRRALLPPNLIDDPRYTGTSSIWVTSFWDEHDVRQQTFFAGHPNLVQSHSRAPCPPSPPRPRFRAQLSGCAPSPPPPPPDPHQSMKVEEEELAGPALSESSEGCATHPTAGRIGGAHGGAAAGDRRASFFLGVGGRCVLVLSFTESAIVQVMANRTCSASVSSLFASSRPQGWAELPDDLLRPVVALLRSFRDLLAFGTTCRHWCDLFSAHRSSVQPLLLHPNLRTDGGQTLSHNCWTLFHKCTWRLADPAATSSSRSFLSLSDLRSMTFLRCSYGQLIFYHNNGFHIVNPFSGAKVGPPSLRSVQFTCISYVTLTAPVASADSHILVGAGAYLFLWRIGGDSWTKHSPKVGRFSIEQNVAFKGKTYALGSFGWFYIIHLSPSLIVEKFKVVFEEDKTEDLYSANEKAWLVVCGDALLLIKLVEAGRRMRSEAFQFMAFKLESVDTMTKKARWVKVNKLDNWAIFISVDERCEALPCMNPEGWGGRSNHIYFPSYQSEKPWAAVQLWQKCYYRATQLFNTGRRYLKLESTWVFPARFLVPACDDLTAVGVMWGRVYRRGPRGQEQQPPAATGES; this comes from the exons ATGCGGCTTCTCGAGATCAACCACCGCCGTGCCTTGTTGCCGCCGAATCTCATCGATGATCCCAGGTACACCGGCACATCCTCAATTTGGGTCACTTCGTTCTGGGATGAGCACGACGTGCGCCAGCAGACCTTTTTTGCCGGCCATCCTAACCTAGTGCAGTCACATTCTAGGGCACCGTGTCCTCCAAGCCCTCCTCGTCCGCGCTTTAGGGCACAACTGAGCGGATGTgcgccctcgccgcccccaccACCACCAGATCCACATCAGTCCATgaaggtcgaggaggaggagctg GCCGGGCCGGCGTTATCCGAGAGCTCTGAAGGCTGCGCTACTCATCCGACAGCTGGAAGAATCGGCGGCGCACATGGAGGCGCAGCCGCGGGAGATCGACGCGCATCCTTCTTCCTCGGCGTCGGCGGCCGCTGCGTCCTCGTCCTCTCGTTCAC GGAGAGCGCCATCGTGCAAGTAATGGCCAACAGGACATGTTCTGCTTCTGTCTCCTCACTCTTTGCTTCATCTCGGCCACAAGGATGGGCAGAGCTCCCGGACGACCTGCTCCGACCCGTTGTCGCTTTACTACGCTCGTTCCGCGACCTCCTCGCCTTCGGTACCACTTGTCGCCATTGGTGTGATCTCTTCTCAGCGCACAGGTCCTCTGTCCAGCCTCTGCTTCTCCACCCCAATCTCCGTACCGACGGTGGACAGACTCTCTCGCATAACTGTTGGACCTTATTCCACAAATGCACATGGAGATTGGCTGATCCTGCTGCCACCTCATCTTCTCGTAGTTTTCTTTCCTTGAGTGACCTCAGAAGCATGACCTTTCTGCGCTGCTCCTACGGTCAGCTCATCTTCTACCACAACAACGGGTTCCATATTGTTAATCCATTCAGTGGCGCTAAGGTTGGCCCTCCTTCCCTCCGGTCAGTTCAGTTCACTTGTATCAGCTATGTCACCTTAACTGCCCCTGTTGCATCCGCTGACTCGCATATCCTTGTCGGTGCTGGAGCCTATCTGTTCCTGTGGCGCATCGGGGGCGACTCTTGGACAAAACACAGTCCTAAAGTTGGTCGTTTTTCGATTGAACAAAATGTGGCCTTCAAGGGCAAGACATATGCCCTAGGGTCTtttgggtggttctacatcattcaCTTGTCACCCAGTCTCATTGTTGAGAAGTTTAAAGTTGTGTTCGAGGAAGATAAAACCGAAGATCTCTATTCGGCAAATGAAAAAGCATGGCTAGTGGTGTGTGGTGACGCGCTTCTCTTGATCAAACTTGTGGAGGCGGGAAGAAGGATGCGCTCGGAGGCCTTCCAGTTCATGGCCTTCAAGCTTGAGTCAGTGGACACCATGACCAAGAAGGCAAGGTGGGTGAAGGTGAACAAGTTAGATAACTGGGCCATCTTTATCAGCGTTGACGAGCGGTGCGAGGCGTTGCCGTGCATGAACCCGGAGGGATGGGGAGGGAGGAGCAACCACATATACTTCCCGAGTTATCAGTCTGAAAAACCTTGGGCTGCAGTGCAACTATGGCAAAAATGTTATTACCGTGCGACACAGCTCTTCAACACTGGAAGACGGTACCTGAAATTGGAGTCAACCTGGGTCTTCCCCGCGCGTTTCCTCGTTCCGGCCTGTGATGATCTTACGGCCGTGGGTGTCATGTGGGGCAGGGTCTACAGGCGTGGGCCACGCGGCCAGGAGCAACAGCCGCCGGCCGCAACAGGCGAGTCGTAG